From a single Aspergillus puulaauensis MK2 DNA, chromosome 2, nearly complete sequence genomic region:
- a CDS encoding Zn(II)2Cys6 transcription factor (COG:S;~EggNog:ENOG410PQGI;~InterPro:IPR036864,IPR021858,IPR001138;~PFAM:PF00172;~go_function: GO:0000981 - DNA-binding transcription factor activity, RNA polymerase II-specific [Evidence IEA];~go_function: GO:0008270 - zinc ion binding [Evidence IEA];~go_process: GO:0006355 - regulation of transcription, DNA-templated [Evidence IEA]), translated as MQKARRPHTKSRYGCDHCRRRRVKCDEQGPPCTNCILRQLSNCTYSRVFPASAIANARRSSAGQSDGHSRSLNGAGVAVSSASPTPPPKPHAVDELELMHQFTAETYQSLCASESETRIWQVVVPRLALKHRYLMHGILALASLHIATTRDPPDALPYVDAGLEYHSTSLEPFRIAIGNLTPENCDAALAQSVVTTAISLVLPQLTALRDNAMRMTENIITVFELLQGVKKILTIGKRQSWVNLELFSRGEFWQKDRLATLDGDTNAALDQLVALKGEYGLGVNDDVLNHLRHCFTKFSCSPGPAPVISWLAAVDKEFVHSLRQGKSFSMLVLAYWGILLGELDGKRWWARNSGRALVSELIASLGTQGTLWDGCLGWVQRKLAQGPGVSAQSICEGSPNAAAQI; from the coding sequence ATGCAAAAAGCGCGTAGGCCTCACACGAAATCGCGATACGGCTGCGACCACTGCCGCCGGAGACGCGTCAAGTGCGACGAGCAGGGCCCGCCATGCACCAATTGCATTCTGCGCCAACTCAGCAATTGCACGTACTCGCGTGTCTTCCCGGCTTCTGCAATCGCCAATGCCCGTCGCTCAAGTGCTGGTCAGAGCGACGGACACTCTCGATCCTTGAATGGGGCCGGGGTCGCGGTGTCCAGCGCATCGCCAACCCCGCCGCCTAAACCCCACGCAGTCGACGAACTAGAGCTGATGCACCAATTCACCGCGGAGACATACCAAAGTCTTTGCGCGAGTGAATCGGAGACGCGCATATGGCAGGTCGTGGTACCTCGTCTAGCCTTGAAGCACCGCTACCTAATGCATGGGATTCTGGCCCTCGCATCGCTCCATATCGCTACGACGCGCGACCCGCCAGACGCGTTGCCTTACGTCGACGCTGGACTGGAGTATCATAGTACGAGTCTGGAGCCATTCCGGATTGCAATTGGGAACCTCACACCTGAGAACTGTGATGCAGCGCTCGCGCAATCTGTTGTCACCACGGCCATCAGCCTGGTCCTGCCGCAGTTAACGGCCCTTCGCGACAACGCGATGCGCATGACGGAGAATATAATTACAGTATTTGAACTACTGCAGGGGGTTAAGAAAATCCTGACGATTGGGAAACGGCAATCTTGGGTAAATCTGGAATTGTTCTCGAGGGGCGAGTTCTGGCAGAAGGATCGTCTGGCCACGCTGGATGGCGACACGAATGCGGCATTGGATCAGCTGGTTGCTCTAAAAGGGGAGTACGGCTTAGGAGTCAACGACGATGTATTGAACCATCTCCGGCACTGCTTTACGAAGTTCTCGTGCTCTCCAGGACCTGCGCCTGTTATTTCTTGGCTTGCCGCTGTCGATAAGGAGTTTGTGCATAGCCTGCGGCAAGGAAAGTCGTTTTCCATGCTGGTCCTGGCATACTGGGGTATTCTCCTGGGTGAACTTGATGGAAAGCGGTGGTGGGCAAGGAACTCTGGCCGCGCTCTGGTGTCCGAGTTGATAGCGAGTTTGGGAACCCAAGGTACTCTATGGGACGGATGCCTAGGCTGGGTGCAGCGGAAATTAGCCCAGGGTCCCGGGGTGTCTGCACAGTCTATATGTGAAGGTAGTCCAAACGCAGCTGCACAAATATAA
- a CDS encoding ferritin-like domain-containing protein (COG:S;~EggNog:ENOG410PNK0;~InterPro:IPR009078;~PFAM:PF13668;~SECRETED:SignalP(1-18)), whose amino-acid sequence MKLTSLALCGAALQLAQASPVTKRAGDVSDADILNYALTLEHLEASFYEEGLKNYTKQDFMDAGMAETFYNNIKSVGMDEKSHEQFLTQALTKAGAKPVARCNYSFPSTDVKSFLALGNILEGVGVSAYLGAAASIMDKTYLTAAGSILTVEARHSAYLRAALGEAPSAQPFDNPLDFNEVYTVASPFIVSCPDRNEQLPVKAFPSLMMSSMDMDAVLTGQKVELAVGDGLKDMNAMDVHAAFVTVTGPVWADVMSSGQGKYTVTVPKGVAGQSYVVLTNGDKQVSDDNILAGPAIIEVGPKMKLGGGLGGGCGGGSSSMSMPSGGTPSPTMSWGMGSPSSWSGMPTSSMTGSATATPPVFTGGASAMASSSIGGVAGALMAVAGFFL is encoded by the exons ATGAAGCTCACTTCTCTTGCTCTATGTGGTGCTGCACTGCAGCTTGCCCAGGCCAGCCCGGTTACCAAGCGTGCTGGTGATGTCTCTGATG CCGACATCCTCAATTATGCCCTGACTCTGGAGCACCTCGAGGCCTCATTCTACGAGGAGGGTCTGAAGAACTACACCAAGCAGGACTTCATGGACGCCGGGATGGCGGAGACCTTCTACAACAATATCAAGTCGGTCGGAATGGACGAGAAGTCCCACGAGCAGTTCCTCACCCAGGCTTTGACTA AGGCCGGCGCAAAGCCCGTCGCCCGATGCAACTActccttcccttccaccGACGTCAAGAGCTTCCTTGCTCTCGGTAACATCCTCGAGG GCGTCGGCGTCTCTGCCTACCTCGGTGCCGCCGCATCCATCATGGACAAGACCTACCTCACCGCAGCAGGAAGCATTCTGACCGTGGAAGCGCGGCACAGCGCATACCTGCGCGCAGCGCTCGGCGAGGCCCCCTCCGCACAACCCTTCGACAACCCTCTCGATTTCAACGAGGTGTACACCGTCGCCTCACCCTTTATCGTGTCTTGCCCTGATAGAAATGAGCAGCTCCCTGTCAAGGCGTTCCCGTCTCTCATGATGAGTTccatggacatggatgctGTTCTGACGGGGCAGAAGGTTGAGCTTGCGGTTGGTGATGGGCTCAAGGATATGAATGCGATGGATGTCCATGCGGCGTTTGTGACTGTTACTGGACCTGTCTGGGCGGATGTTATGTCCTCTGGCCAGGGGAAGTATACTGTTACGGTTCCTAAGGGTGTTGCTGGGCAGAGTTATGTTGTTCTCACGAACGGGGATAAGCAGGTGTCGGATGACAACATTCTTGCTGGACCGGCTATCATCGAG GTTGggccgaagatgaagcttggtggtgggcttggtggtggttgtggtggcggTAGTAGCAGTATGTCGATGCCGTCTGGTGGTACGCCTTCGCCTACCATGTCCTGGGGCATGGGGTCGCCTTCCAGCTGGAGTGGCATGCCTACATCCTCAATGACTGGCTCTGCTACTGCAACTCCCCCCGTCTTCACTGGAGGAGCGAGCGCAATGGCGTCCAGCAGCATTGGTGGCGTTGCGGGTGCTTtgatggctgttgctgggttCTTCCTGTAG